The DNA sequence GAGATGAAGTCCCTGGCGGAAGCCGGACTGCGGATCCTGCGGAAGGAAGAAACCGCGAAAAACTATGACTTGGAGGCAAAAAAACATGATCAGATCCTTTGATGAAGTATTCCAGCAGATTAAGGCACTGCCCGACAAAGTAGTGGCCGTGGCAGCAGCGGAGGACGAACCGGTTCTGGAAGCGGTCAGTTTCTGCAAGGCCAACGGACTGGCAGATGCCATTCTGGTAGGGGATGAGCCCAAAATCCGGGAAATCGCCAAGCAACTTGACATGGACCTGACCGGCTGGCGCATCATCCATGAAGCCGACCCGGCAGCGGCGGCCCTGAAAGCAGTGGAACTGGTGTCCAGCGGTCAGGCGGACATGCTGATGAAGGGCCTGATCGATACGAAGAATTTCCTGCGGGCCGTCCTGAACAAGGAAGTCGGGCTGCGCACCGGCAACCTGATCACCCATGTCGGCGTGTTTGACCTGCCGCCTTACGACCGCCTGATCTATATCACCGATGCCGCTTTTTCCATGTATCCGACCCTCCAGCAGAAGGTTGGCATCATCAACAACGCGGTGAAGCTGGCTCATGCCCTGGGCAATGAGAATCCCAAGGTTGCGCCGGTCTGCGCCGTCGAGGTTGTGAATCCCGATATGCCGGCGACTCTGGATGCAGCGGAGCTGACCAGAATGAATGAAGCCGGAGAGATCACCGGCTGCACCGTATACGGGCCACTGGCGTTTGACAATGCCATTGACCAGGAAGCAGCCACCCACAAGAAAATCAGTCACCCGGTGGCTGGCAATGCCGATATCTTCCTGATGGCTAACATCGAAGCCGGCAACGGAGTATTCAAAGCGCTGACCTATACGTGTCAGGGCGAGCGTCACGGGGGCATCCTGATGGGAGCAGCCGCTCCGGTCATCGTGACATCCAGAGCGGATTCCTTTGAAGCCAAAGTCAATTCCATCGCTCTGGCATCTTTAGCAGCCATGGGAGGAAAGAAGTAAACATGAAAAGAGTATTAGTAATCAATCCGGGATCAACATCCACCAAGATCGGGGTCTATGACGATGAGCAGCCGGTTCTGATCGAAACGCTGCGCCATTCCGCCGAAGAGATCGCTCAGTTCGCGAAAGTGGCGGACCAGTTTCATTTCCGAAAGGATGTCATCCTGAAGGTTCTGGAGAAGAACAATATGGATCTCAAGACACTCCATGGAGTGGTCGGCCGGGGCGGACTGTTCAAGTTCATCCCATCAGGCACCTATGCCGTCAATGATGAGATGGTCAAGGATGTGCTCAATCCCACCAAGGGCGAGCATGCCTCCAACCTGGGCTGTCTGATTGCCCGCGAAATCGGTGACGAGCTGGGCATTCCTTCCTTTATCGTGGATCCTGTAGTCGTGGATGAACTGGATCCCCTGGCAAGAATATCGGGAATGCCGGAGATTGAGCGGGTATCGATTTTCCATGCCCTCAATCAGAAGGCGGTAGCCCGGCGCTATGCCCATGCCATCGGCAAGGCGTATCAGGATCTGAACCTTATCGTGGTTCACCTGGGCGGGGGAGTATCCGTCGGCGCTCACGAACAGGGACGCGTCATCGATGTCAACAACGCACTGAACGGGGAAGGACCTTACTCGCCCGAACGGGCCGGCGGACTGCCGGTGGCCGATCTGGTGAAGCTGTGCTACTCCGGCCAGTATACCCAGGAGGAGCTGCTGCGCCGGATCACCGGCCAGGGCGGCGTGGTCGCCTATCTTGGCACCAACAATATGATGGAAGTAGAAGAACGCATGGCAGCGGGCGACGAAAAGGCCAAACTGGTCTTTGAGGGAATGGCCTACCAGACCGTCAAGGAGATCGGTGCCTGCGCCTGTGTCCTCAAGGGGAAGGTGGATCAGATCATTCTGACCGGAGGCATCGCCTACTCCAAGCCAATGACGGACTATATCACCCAGCGGGTAAGCTTCATTGCCCCGGTCACCGTCTATCCGGGCGAAGATGAGCTCCTGGCCCTGGCTCAGGGCGGCCTGCGCGTCTTGAACGGAGAAGAGGAAGTCGCTGTCTACTAGACCCTTTGCGAAAGAATTTCAATAAATACGCCGAACCCTCGGGAAATCCAAAAAGCCATTGGTATTTTTGTGAAAAATGTATTTATTGATTTTCTTTTTATCATGGATTGACAACCTTTACATTCCAACCTGATAACATTTGACCATCGCTGATGAACATTTGATTCAGGAAGCATATGGTATAATAAATATTAATAAAGAAATTATCTTTTTGATTTCAATCTCGAAATTAGTGAATTGATAATTTCTATTGTAAAATTAGAATAGGTTAATAAACCGTACGGAAATGAGGTAGGAATGAAACGCATCAATCTGTTTACAGGCCATTTCGGAAGCGGAAAAACCGAAATCGCCATCAACTATGCCAGGAAACTGAAGCAGGAAGGAATTGCCAAGGTCACCATTGTAGACCTGGACATTGTCAATCCGTACTTCTGCTCCAGGGATCTGGAAGATGAACTGAAGGAAGAGGGAATCCGCGTGATCTCCCAGGGCCGACACCTGGCCAATGCCGAACTGATGGTCGTTCCGGCAGAGGTTATGGCTGCCTTTCAGCAGAAGGACCATACGGTAATTTTTGATGTAGGCGGAGATGACATGGGTGCGACCGCTCTCGGCCAATACAACCGTTTCTTTCGGGAAGAAGACTATGACATGTTCTTTGTCGTCAACATCAATCGCCCGCTGACCCGGGATCTGCCCGGCGTCAGGGAATATCTGGACGCCATTGAGCATTCATCGCGTCTGAAGGTATCCAAGCTGGTCAACAACACCAACCTGGGCACAGCTACTTCATTAAGCGACATACAGGCGGGAGAACAGCTGATTCGTCAGCTGTCGGAACAGACCGGCCTGCCTCATGCCTTTACGGCTGTGCGGCGGGATCTGGCCGAAGAAGCCCGCAGCGTTGTCGCCGGGGAAATGATTCCCATCGATATTACCATGAAGCCACCGTGGGTGGATTAATAAGGGGGGAAAGTAAAAATGCCAAGAGTGAATTTCAGGGAAGATCGCTGCAAGGGTTGCGGTCACTGTGTGACGGTCTGTCCGGTGCACATTATATCCTTTGCTGACCGGCTCAACGACAAGGGATACAAGCCAGCCACCATCCGGCCGGAACTGATGGAACAGTGCATCGGCTGCACATCCTGTGCCCGCATGTGTCCGGATCTTTGTATTTCAGTGTATAAATAGGGGGATAGCTAAATGGGAGAAAAAGTACTAATTAAGGGAAATGAAGCCATTGGCGAGGCGGCGCTTCGTGCCGGCTGTCAGTGTTTCTTCGGATATCCGATCACACCGCAGACGGAAGTTGCGGCCTACATGGCAAAAAAGATGCCGAAAATGGGACGGGTGTTCCTCCAGGCTGAATCTGAAGTAGCTGCCATCAACATGGTATACGGAGCCGGCGGCGCCGGAATCCGCGTCATGACGTCCTCCTCTTCCCCAGGAATCAGTTTGAAATCTGAGGGAATCTCATACATCGCCGGAGCCGAAGTGCCCTGCGTCATCATCAACATCGTCCGCGGCGGCCCGGGCCTTGGCTCGATTCAGCCGGCACAGTCCGACTACAATCAGGCAACCCGCGGTCTGGGACACGGTGACTTCTTTGTTCCGGTCCTGGCACCGGCTTCGATTCAGGAAATGGTTGATTTCATCGGAGAAGCCTTCGATATGGCCGACCGTTACCGCACACCGGTCATGGTCATGGGCGACGGCATGCTGGGACAGATGATGGAACCCGTGGAATTTGCGGATGTCGAAGAACGGGAACTGCCCGTGAAGGAATGGGCAGCCAACGGACTGGGCGATCGCAAGAAGCACAATGTCATCAACTCCCTCTTCCTGAAAGCGGATGAGCTGGAGAACCACAACATTCATCTGTTCAAGAAATTTGACGCCATCAAGGCCAATGAAGTTCGCTACGAACTCTACAACTGTGACGATGCCGACCTGATCCTGGTTGCCTACGGCACCACCGCCCGGATCTGCAAAAATGCGATCCGTCTGGCCGAAGCCGAAGGTCTCAAGATTGGTCTGGTCCGTCCCATCACCTTATGGCCCTTCCCCTTTGAAGCATTCGAAAAGACTGTGAATTCCACAAAGCATGGCTTCCTCTCCGTTGAAATGTCCATGGGACAGATGGTGGAAGATGTCAAGCTGGCTGTCCTGGGCAGAAAACCGGTTGGCTTCTACGGCCGTGCCGGTGGAATGATCCCGACCCCGGACGCGATCCTTGAAAAAATCAAAGCAATGGTAGGAGGAAACTAAGATGCAGATGGAAAAACAAGAAGTGAAAGTGCTCTTCCAGCCTACCAAAGCTCTGCTTGACGTACCGACCCACTACTGTCCGGGCTGTACGCACGGCCTGATCCACCGCCTGGTGGGAGAAGTTCTGGAAGAACTGAACATCATCGAAAAGACCGTCGGAGTCGCTCCGGTCGGCTGCTCGGTTCTGGCTTACGACTATTTCGCCTGTGACATGTTCGAAGCGGCCCACGGCCGTGCTCCGGCAGTCGCCACCGGCATCAAGCGCTCCCTGCCGGATCGCGTGGTCTTCACGTATCAGGGAGACGGCGACATTGCGGCCATCGGAACAGCGGAAGCCGTTCACGCGGCAGCCCGCGGCGAGCAGATCGTTACCATCTTTGTCAACAACTGCATCTACGGCATGACCGGCGGCCAGATGGCTCCGACGACTCTGCCCGGTCAGGTGACGGAGACTTCACCCTATGGCCGCGACACAGCGACGCAGGGCTTCCCGATCCGTTTCTCCGAAATGATCGCTCAGCTCGAAGGAGCTCATTACGTTGAACGTGTCTCGGTTGACACGGTGCCCAACGTGGCAAAAACCAAGCGTGCCATCAAGAAGGCCTTCCAGAATGCCATTGCCGGCAAGGGCTATAACCTTGTTGAGGTTCTGTCGATCTGTCCCACCAACTGGGGATTGAATCCGCAGGAGTCCATGGACTGGCTGAGAAA is a window from the Clostridiaceae bacterium HFYG-1003 genome containing:
- the ptb gene encoding phosphate butyryltransferase, producing the protein MIRSFDEVFQQIKALPDKVVAVAAAEDEPVLEAVSFCKANGLADAILVGDEPKIREIAKQLDMDLTGWRIIHEADPAAAALKAVELVSSGQADMLMKGLIDTKNFLRAVLNKEVGLRTGNLITHVGVFDLPPYDRLIYITDAAFSMYPTLQQKVGIINNAVKLAHALGNENPKVAPVCAVEVVNPDMPATLDAAELTRMNEAGEITGCTVYGPLAFDNAIDQEAATHKKISHPVAGNADIFLMANIEAGNGVFKALTYTCQGERHGGILMGAAAPVIVTSRADSFEAKVNSIALASLAAMGGKK
- the buk gene encoding butyrate kinase encodes the protein MKRVLVINPGSTSTKIGVYDDEQPVLIETLRHSAEEIAQFAKVADQFHFRKDVILKVLEKNNMDLKTLHGVVGRGGLFKFIPSGTYAVNDEMVKDVLNPTKGEHASNLGCLIAREIGDELGIPSFIVDPVVVDELDPLARISGMPEIERVSIFHALNQKAVARRYAHAIGKAYQDLNLIVVHLGGGVSVGAHEQGRVIDVNNALNGEGPYSPERAGGLPVADLVKLCYSGQYTQEELLRRITGQGGVVAYLGTNNMMEVEERMAAGDEKAKLVFEGMAYQTVKEIGACACVLKGKVDQIILTGGIAYSKPMTDYITQRVSFIAPVTVYPGEDELLALAQGGLRVLNGEEEVAVY
- a CDS encoding ATP-binding protein, which gives rise to MKRINLFTGHFGSGKTEIAINYARKLKQEGIAKVTIVDLDIVNPYFCSRDLEDELKEEGIRVISQGRHLANAELMVVPAEVMAAFQQKDHTVIFDVGGDDMGATALGQYNRFFREEDYDMFFVVNINRPLTRDLPGVREYLDAIEHSSRLKVSKLVNNTNLGTATSLSDIQAGEQLIRQLSEQTGLPHAFTAVRRDLAEEARSVVAGEMIPIDITMKPPWVD
- a CDS encoding 4Fe-4S binding protein, which encodes MPRVNFREDRCKGCGHCVTVCPVHIISFADRLNDKGYKPATIRPELMEQCIGCTSCARMCPDLCISVYK
- a CDS encoding 3-methyl-2-oxobutanoate dehydrogenase subunit VorB, which produces MGEKVLIKGNEAIGEAALRAGCQCFFGYPITPQTEVAAYMAKKMPKMGRVFLQAESEVAAINMVYGAGGAGIRVMTSSSSPGISLKSEGISYIAGAEVPCVIINIVRGGPGLGSIQPAQSDYNQATRGLGHGDFFVPVLAPASIQEMVDFIGEAFDMADRYRTPVMVMGDGMLGQMMEPVEFADVEERELPVKEWAANGLGDRKKHNVINSLFLKADELENHNIHLFKKFDAIKANEVRYELYNCDDADLILVAYGTTARICKNAIRLAEAEGLKIGLVRPITLWPFPFEAFEKTVNSTKHGFLSVEMSMGQMVEDVKLAVLGRKPVGFYGRAGGMIPTPDAILEKIKAMVGGN
- a CDS encoding thiamine pyrophosphate-dependent enzyme, which encodes MKVLFQPTKALLDVPTHYCPGCTHGLIHRLVGEVLEELNIIEKTVGVAPVGCSVLAYDYFACDMFEAAHGRAPAVATGIKRSLPDRVVFTYQGDGDIAAIGTAEAVHAAARGEQIVTIFVNNCIYGMTGGQMAPTTLPGQVTETSPYGRDTATQGFPIRFSEMIAQLEGAHYVERVSVDTVPNVAKTKRAIKKAFQNAIAGKGYNLVEVLSICPTNWGLNPQESMDWLRNNMIPFYELGVKKDKDAQVKEAK